In Anopheles gambiae chromosome 2, idAnoGambNW_F1_1, whole genome shotgun sequence, a single window of DNA contains:
- the LOC1268789 gene encoding stabilizer of axonemal microtubules 1 isoform X1 — MAETEGVCLVAEQDPCAAGCTVYCDEAAVPLAAPQIPCCAPTGGEILDTACLDPSYPCCVEPCAQSAIVVDDCSVPAADCCPAEMPQCCNCACGRPGCVPMKRVRYVQPPKRESCKPIVTYKAPEVEFGGDSTYKTSFSADPQLVVNARPLPIKPQGHLVPHSGSLEKTTVTALSYPGYNNVDRAQPIVPTGNQLIQPGPLQEVTTSRHDYVAKTTPKRYKIVPPGHMHVHSAPFEKQTMNKLSYSCPNMASFEPARSCKPLREYERPEIPMQSETTTKLSYGPICPPPKEDVPWARRACYQPPDVPMDNETTYKKSFMPGCANERAKMVLPYNNLSVPAGSGFESKTVYKESYHSATCGERPPAIRPVANLRVAEQRLDDDTVYKTSFATHCHAERPAAIRPRPAPLIGDGPMQEVTTQRHDFVCKGQAKRDPIVPQGSLKMPTGRVESATVNRLSYPANKENIVPTKSCKPILVYKRPEEPMESDTTQKLSYMPVCLPQKEHYPWAQRARYQPPNLPMDSDTVQKLSYAPPGQYIEEPCASGAVCCQSCSPAAVNCCANVDTACSGVSYPRAAIVK; from the exons ATGGCCGAAACGGAAGG AGTGTGCTTAGTCGCGGAGCAGGATCCATGTGCAGCGGGTTGCACTGTCTACTGCGATGAGGCTGCCGTACCATTAGCAGCGCCCCAAATTCCCTGCTGCGCCCCAACCGGTGGAGAAATTCTCGACACAGCGTGCCTCGATCCGTCCTACCCGTGTTGTGTCGAGCCCTGTGCGCAGTCCGCCATCGTCGTCGACGATTGTTCCGTTCCCGCGGCTGACTGCTGCCCGGCCGAGATGCCACAGTGCTGCAACTGTGCCTGCGGTAGGCCGGGATGTGTGCCCATGAAGCGTGTG CGCTACGTCCAGCCGCCGAAACGGGAGTCCTGCAAGCCGATCGTAACGTACAAAGCGCCCGAGGTGGAGTTCGGTGGCGATTCGACCTACAAAACGTCCTTCAGTGCCGATCCCCAGCTGGTCGTCAATGCTCGCCCGCTACCGATCAAGCCCCAGGGCCATCTGGTGCCACATTCGGGCAGTTTGGAGAAAACCACCGTCACAGCG CTCTCCTACCCTGGTTACAACAATGTAGATCGAGCGCAACCAATAGTTCCTACCGGCAATCAGCTGATACAGCCGGGACCGCTGCAGGAGGTGACGACCAGCCGGCATGATTACGTGGCCAAAACGACACCAAAGCGGTACAAAATCGTCCCGCCGGGGCACATGCACGTGCACAGCGCACCGTTCGAAAAGCAGACGATGAACAAGCTGTCCTACAGCTGCCCGAACATGGCCAGCTTCGAGCCGGCCCGCTCCTGCAAACCGTTGCGCGAGTACGAGCGTCCCGAGA TCCCAATGCAGTCCGAAACGACCACAAAGCTCAGCTACGGTCCGATCTGCCCACCGCCCAAAGAGGACGTGCCGTGGGCGCGGCGCGCCTGCTACCAGCCGCCCGACGTGCCGATGGACAACGAGACGACGTACAAGAAGAGCTTCATGCCGGGCTGCGCGAACGAGCGGGCCAAGATGGTGCTGCCGTACAACAACCTTTCCGTACCTGCCGGTTCGGGTTTCGAATCGAAGACAGTCTACAAGGAGAGCTACCACAGTGCCACGTGCGGCGAGCGGCCGCCCGCGATACGCCCCGTCGCCAATCTGCGCGTGGCCGAGCAGCGGCTGGACGACGACACCGTGTACAAG ACATCCTTTGCCACCCACTGCCATGCGGAACGGCCGGCAGCGATCCGTCCCCGTCCCGCACCGCTGATCGGCGACGGGCCCATGCAGGAGGTGACCACGCAGCGGCACGACTTTGTCTGCAAGGGGCAAGCGAAGCGGGACCCGATCGTGCCGCAAGGATCGCTCAAGATGCCAACGGGACGGGTGGAGAGTGCCACCGTCAACCGATTATCCTACCCGGCCAACAAGGAAAACATTGTGCCGACGAAATCGTGCAAACCCATCCTGGTCTACAAGCGTCCGGAGG AACCGATGGAGAGTGATACGACACAGAAGCTAAGCTACATGCCCGTGTGTCTGCCGCAGAAAGAGCACTACCCGTGGGCGCAGCGAGCCCGCTACCAGCCACCGAACCTGCCGATGGACTCGGACACGGTGCAGAAGCTGAGCTACGCACCACCCGGGCAGTACATCGAGGAGCCGTGCGCTAGTGGGGCGGTCTGCTGCCAATCGTGCAGTCCGGCCGCGGTCAACTGCTGCGCAAACGTGGACACGGCGTGCAGCGGTGTCAGTTACCCGCGCGCAGCTATTGTGAAGTAG
- the LOC11175575 gene encoding uncharacterized protein LOC11175575, with translation MNGEIGEGAGGGGSVSVTAAATTSSNGEDDYVPPDLSVAAGGSPTPLGCPSEWMEGNLFDTTIPSTVDSLRDIFDTAIQSNVDAAPEVPGSNDGDIEPSLFASGSNSLDYAPAPSTPMRVARPNREFSHAVPDIFGDECLYMCDRSERGEGGGGGRGGTVTGTGTDAARSGGGAAGSYYPLRSSNPNVSIAAPAPPSPIMPIPPAAVFPSSSVSSSSRTRVRYDYSKHNHSGFGSMYRQFHPGESGATSSSSSSNSSSTFGTHASHGGRTFVNDTPAPTPTQHPYQVHYRQQQGSSYTPSTGAFGYATNDYADMPPRSTSSEVRRARKRFLDDDAQQQQHHPPALSSNCWNGYSNGSCTRERPTEATVPVPAPRSDSSGCVGVKIEPTTVPEACTSTGGGATIKTEPPTEVPNGAFGCRTPPTPTRDEPPLQMLDAVKLEPYEVGINGGGGGGGGVVDGPTTNGGDDGMPSGPGISAESSRVFGRVQQQPDLLALSSSRPTIKQETATDSNAASGSGGGGDGGGCFCQECSRTPQRPDREERNSPPIKRECCSCSPASTPAPAAAAMAPAPPSVLPPSSSVIQSTESVSLPDTKQSIVKLEPSEELPTHPAPPPQVPSECASESAPAVKQEVTATTTECCNSSGAAAPVDVKPPLPNVEIEPEQAEDAKVTLDNDTLVTMDSGAADDTAGPFNAGPVVSQSFSLVCAPDAPDAGAGSGTSRLPSTMSTEPSKAGPSGLNRPRRGEAAAGPLFVPSRLNRRRNCIPFYSDDDDDDDDDDDDEDDDDTDDEGGNDGSGVGDSYGAYIKTGMEEDVILVEDDVGAVGESNTEGDFAMDPLAVDNTQTQVASSSVSVGAGGQAADGATPAGESQAPAGNDEQTNPSDATRRLFGSEALDPHPDLQLDWITDSSSISISDDNDDVIMIERMTEASGNKAPYSNTASGVAGTAAGGASGHGGDGGSSSSGVLRRQRRTRNRHPSSRAEPIDLTNDSDDDDDTDLEVVRSAQHAGGSSGVRPSWVQERSAWLRRLRMERGSTSVMRRYLIHALQYKRSRRELAAPSDLRSSGTDHRSPRPAASSAHKLLNTHFVRTGTPPVSSSSRSRHLNTPPSGAHNPRSSAGGSGRHERRLDGVPSSLASVPDSHSSYSAASAARHGYIRRWHYPRQEGAAPTDLGMRHCGCVRCPMLVRSLNDPHYLQPHPNATHHLPTEECVHCQRPRGPDHQLHALQTITPSPILSTSYSPASRAQQQQQQRQMDGTGNVVSGGSSGLAIAPEVVDLVSNEEDIIEQPPYGSGGPTHGTDLPAAGAAGSSSAGSVIDNTSLGSFAGGYGHGRPLNVHYSPNSMWRNSAGGPANHHHHHHHHAGSSLVMVRRRDHAPSSFPSRSDSPIDYSGCHPLGSCHDLDAPDDDHHHHHLPSELLAPTPPVLRRTNDHNNNAAAASTAVPGGSRAPPPPPPPPPPPPPPPSLPPPTVLPPHAVDGFRSGGFAHYHHTLTEGTGSSSSSSSSWGPSASLDARVPLPAMSSVSPPPLNLAQSLTALRQRASQLHRRLETVIQRRHPYAPHESLWLRQHQAAEAQRRMMSVVNGAGGGGGDAMNGGTATPPLQHRSSRVAPMTSYSARGAHYDGMYPLVAAVVVPGTAGTAAGSSNAHSTTSSSSDQQHRTHQQEVPPASCPRHNIVHHRHFHGAGSSATSTAGATRGQPPPPPPSSIPPSATDSSGAAGGSGGATGNDGTTDYVRFPISVRTNTMSPYNRYYASLHNTHPRTNPAPSADQGLNLRVHRPLRRVASDANYLFRRNDHQHVHHHMYHHIPTQGNFLGSHSEIQFSIGFRPSLLSSLNRFVRVMEDSCTSRGATQEMIETHTFPHKYKRLRRASETDEDSEKCTICLSQFEIDNDVRRLPCMHLFHKDCVDQWLVTNKHCPICRVDIEVNFNKDYSI, from the exons ATGAACGGGGAGATTGGAGAAGGGGCTGGCGGTGGGGGTAGTGTTTCGGTCACTGcagccgccaccaccagcagcaacggcgAGGATGATTACGTGCCACCGGACCTGTCTGTGGCTGCTGGTGGCTCCCCGACGCCGTTGGGATGTCCCTCGGAATGGATGGAGGGGAACCTGTTCGACACGACGATTCCATCGACCGTGGACAGCTTGCGCGACATCTTCGACACGGCCATACAGTCGAACGTGGACGCTGCGCCGGAAGTACCGG GGTCGAACGATGGAgacatcgaaccatcgctgtTTGCTAGCGGGAGCAATTCGCTCGATTATGCACCGGCACCGTCCACCCCGATGCGCGTTGCCCGTCCCAATCGGGAGTTTTCCCACGCCGTGCCGGACATCTTTGGCGACGAGTGTCTGTACATGTGCGATCGCAGCGAACGGggtgaaggaggaggaggaggaagaggaggaaccGTAACGGGAACCGGAACAGATGCAGCTAGAtccggtggtggtgcagcAGGGTCGTACTACCCGCTGCGCAGTTCCAACCCGAACGTATCGATCGCAGCGCCAGCACCGCCCTCCCCGATAATGCCCATCCCACCGGCCGCAGTATTTCCTTCGTCGTCCGTGTCCAGCTCGTCCCGTACGCGGGTCCGCTACGACTATTCGAAGCACAATCACAGCGGATTCGGCTCGATGTACCGGCAGTTTCATCCGGGTGAATCCGGGGCCacctcgtcgtcatcgtcgtcgaacagcagcagcacgttcgGCACACATGCGAGCCACGGAGGCCGCACCTTTGTCAATGATACCCCTGCGCCGACTCCAACGCAGCACCCGTATCAGGTGCActaccggcagcagcagggtAGCAGCTACACACCGTCCACGGGGGCGTTCGGGTACGCTACCAACGATTACGCCGACATGCCACCCAGATCCACCAGCAGCGAGGTAAGACGCGCTCGCAAACGGTTCCTCGACGATgatgcacagcagcagcagcaccatccaCCGGCACTGAGCAGCAACTGCTGGAATGGATACAGCAATGGGAGCTGTACGAGGGAGCGGCCGACTGAAGCAACGGTCCCGGTCCCGGCCCCACGCTCCGATTCGTCCGGCTGTGTGGGGGTAAAAATTGAACCAACAACCGTCCCGGAGGCGTGTACGTCAACGGGTGGTGGTGCAACGATTAAAACGGAACCACCGACGGAAGTTCCTAACGGAGCGTTTGGTTGTCGGACACCACCCACACCGACCCGGGATGAGCCACCGCTGCAAATGTTGGACGCAGTCAAACTCGAACCCTATGAAGTGGGCattaatggtggtggtggtggtggtggtggagtcgTTGACGGTCCGACCACCAATGGAGGTGATGATGGCATGCCGAGCGGACCCGGCATCAGCGCTGAATCGTCTCGCGTGTTTGGACGGGTTCAACAGCAACCCGATTTGCTGGCGCTGTCCTCAAGTCGGCCTACGATTAAACAGGAAACTGCCACTGATTCTAATGCTGCCAGCGGTAGTGGAggtggtggcgatggtggtgggtgCTTTTGTCAGGAATGTTCCCGCACGCCACAACGACCTGATCGGGAGGAGCGAAACAGTCCACCGATTAAGCGTGAGTGTTGCTCGTGCTCTCCTGCATCAacaccggcaccggcagcagcagcaatggcaCCCGCTCCTCCTTCAGTTCTACCTCCTTCATCTTCTGTCATCCAATCGACGGAATCCGTTTCGTTACCGGACACGAAACAGAGCATCGTGAAATTGGAACCATCGGAGGAGCTGCCGACACaccccgcaccaccaccacaagtTCCGTCCGAGTGTGCTAGTGAGAGTGCGCCTGCAGTTAAGCAGGAAGTGACGGCCACAACAACGGAATGTTGTAACAGTAGTGGAGCCGCCGCCCCTGTGGATGTAAAACCACCGCTGCCAAACGTTGAAATCGAACCGGAGCAGGCGGAGGATGCGAAGGTAACCCTGGACAACGACACATTAGTTACCATGGATAGCGGTGCAGCCGATGATACTGCCGGGCCCTTCAACGCAGGACCCGTTGTGTCACAATCGTTCAGTTTGGTGTGCGCCCCGGACGCACCGGATGCTGGCGCCGGCAGTGGTACGTCACGATTGCCATCAACCATGTCCACCGAACCGTCCAAAGCGGGACCGAGCGGATTGAATCGGCCCAGGCGTGGCGAAGCAGCTGCTGGTCCGCTGTTTGTGCCGAGTCGTCTAAACAGGCGAAGAAATTGCATTCCGTTCtacagcgacgacgacgacgatgacgacgatgatgatgacgatgaggacgacgacgatacGGACGACGAAGGTGGTAACGACGGCAGCGGCGTTGGAGATAGTTATGGAGCGTACATCAAAACAGGCATGGAGGAGGACGTTATTCTCGTGGAGGATGACGTTGGTGCGGTTGGCGAGAGCAATACGGAGGGCGATTTTGCGATGGACCCGCTAGCAGTGGACAACACGCAAACGCAGGTTGCGTCGAGTTCGGTCTCCGTCGGGGCTGGAGGTCAAGCGGCGGATGGAGCAACTCCGGCCGGCGAATCGCAAGCGCCGGCAGGCAACGACGAGCAAACGAACCCGTCCGACGCCACCCGTCGACTGTTCGGTTCGGAGGCGCTGGATCCCCATCCCGATCTGCAGCTCGATTGGATCACCGATTCGAGCAGCATCAGCATTAGCGATGACAACGATGACGTCATCATGATCGAGCGCATGACCGAAGCGAGTGGCAATAAAGCTCCGTACAGCAACACGGCGTCCGGTGTGGCCGGTACCGCTGCCGGTGGCGCAAGTGGGCATGGTGGAgatggtggcagcagcagcagcggtgtgCTACGACGCCAGCGGCGCACCCGTAACCGCCACCCGTCCTCCCGGGCGGAACCAATCGATCTGACCAACGAttcggacgacgacgacgacaccgATCTGGAGGTGGTGCGGTCCGCGCAGCACGCCGGCGGCAGTTCCGGCGTCCGTCCGAGCTGGGTGCAGGAACGCTCCGCCTGGTTGCGGCGGCTGCGCATGGAACGCGGCAGTACCTCTGTGATGCGCCGCTATCTCATTCACGCGCTCCAATACAAGCGCAGCCGGCGTGAGTTAGCCGCACCGTCCGATTTGCGCAGCTCGGGCACGGATCACCGGTCACCGCGCCCTGCAGCGTCCTCCGCGCACAAGCTGCTCAACACGCACTTTGTACGTACCGGCACACCGCCGGTAAGCAGCTCCTCCCGCTCGCGCCACCTCAATACACCACCGTCCGGTGCGCACAATCCACGCTCGTCCGCCGGTGGTTCCGGTCGACATGAGCGCCGGCTCGATGGGGTTCCATCGTCACTGGCGAGCGTACCGGACAGTCACAGCAGCTACTCGGCGGCGAGCGCGGCCAGACACGGGTACATCCGTCGGTGGCATTACCCGCGCCAGGAGGGTGCAGCACCGACGGACCTGGGGATGCGCCACTGCGGCTGTGTCCGCTGCCCGATGCTGGTCCGCTCGCTGAACGATCCGCACTACCTGCAGCCACATCCGAACGCTACGCATCACCTCCCGACGGAGGAGTGCGTGCACTGTCAGCGCCCGCGGGGACCGGACCATCAACTGCACGCGCTGCAAACGATCACACCCTCGCCCATTCTATCTACCTCCTATTCGCCTGCCTCCCGagcccagcaacagcagcagcagcgccagatGGACGGGACGGGCAACGTCGTGAGCGGTGGCAGCAGTGGTCTTGCCATTGCACCGGAGGTGGTCGATTTGGTGTCGAACGAGGAGGACATCATCGAGCAGCCGCCATACGGGAGTGGAGGGCCGACGCACGGTACCGATCTGCCTGCTGCCGGGGCGGCTGGGTCCAGCTCGGCCGGTTCCGTGATTGACAACACATCGCTCGGCAGCTTCGCCGGCGGCTACGGCCACGGCCGGCCGCTGAACGTGCACTACTCGCCGAACAGCATGTGGCGCAACAGTGCCGGCGGACCGgcgaaccaccaccaccatcaccaccaccatgccgGCTCGTCGCTGGTGATGGTGCGAAGGCGCGACCACGCCCCATCGTCCTTCCCGTCCCGCTCGGACAGTCCGATCGACTATTCCGGCTGTCATCCGCTGGGGAGCTGCCACGACCTGGACGCACCGgacgacgaccaccaccaccaccatctgcCGTCGGAGCTGCTCGCCCCGACACCGCCGGTACTGCGCCGGACCAACGACCACAACAACAATGCAGCTGCTGCCAGCACCGCTGTGCCCGGAGGATCGagagcaccaccaccgcctccgcctcctccaccaccaccaccaccaccaccatcactgcCGCCGCCCACGGTCCTACCACCACACGCGGTGGACGGGTTCAGGTCGGGTGGCTTCGCGCACTACCACCATACGCTCACCGAAGgcactggcagcagcagcagcagcagcagcagctggggCCCGTCCGCCTCGCTCGACGCACGCGTCCCCCTGCCCGCGATGTCGTCCGTGTCACCGCCCCCGCTCAACCTGGCCCAAAGCCTCACCGCGCTCAGGCAGCGGGCGTCGCAGCTGCACCGCCGGCTCGAAACGGTCATCCAGCGGCGCCACCCGTACGCGCCGCACGAGTCGCTCTGGCTGCGGCAGCATCAGGCGGCGGAAGCGCAGCGCCGCATGATGTCCGTCGTGAATGGGGCCGGCGGTGGGGGAGGCGATGCCATGAACGGCGGAACCGCGACACCGCCCCTTCAGCATCGCTCCTCCCGGGTGGCCCCGATGACGAGCTACAGCGCGCGGGGCGCACACTACGACGGGATGTATCCGCTGGTGGCGGCCGTCGTTGTGCCGGGAACCGCTGGAACTGCCGCGGGCAGCAGCAATGCCCACTCCACCACTTCCTCTTCCTCGGATCAGCAGCACCGGACACATCAGCAAGAAGTTCCTCCGGCTAGCTGCCCCCGCCACAACATTGTCCATCATCGGCATTTCCACGGCGCTGGCTCGTCCGCCACCAGTACGGCCGGTGCCACACGGGGtcaaccaccgccaccgcctccGTCATCGATCCCGCCGTCCGCAACGGATAGCAGCGGCGCGGCAGGCGGCAGCGGTGGCGCCACCGGCAACGACGGCACCACCGACTACGTTCGCTTTCCGATCTCCGTGCGCACCAACACGATGTCACCGTACAATCGGTACTACGCGAGCCTGCACAACACGCATCCGCGCACGAACCCGGCCCCGTCGGCCGACCAGGGGCTGAATCTGCGCGTGCATCGTCCGCTGCGGCGTGTTGCCAGCGATGCAAACTATCTGTTCCG GCGAAACGATCATCAGCACGTGCACCATCACATGTACCATCACATACCGACGCAGGGCAACTTCCTCGGAAGCCATTCGGAAATCCAGTT
- the LOC1273792 gene encoding eukaryotic translation initiation factor 1A, X-chromosomal — protein sequence MPKNKGKGGKNRRRGKNENESEKRELIFKEDEQEYAQVTKMLGNGRLEAMCFDGVKRLCHIRGKLRKKVWINQGDIILIGLRDYQDSKADVILKYTPDEARNLKTYGEFPESVRINETVTFVENDMDDDIEFGDDYSSSEEGDAIDAI from the exons ATGCCGAAGAACAAGGGAAAGGGAGGTAAAAACCGTCGTCGCGGTAAGAACGAGAACGAGTCGGAGAAGCGCGAACTGATCTTCAAGGAGGATGAGCAGGAGTACGCACAGGTCACGAAAATGTTGGGCAACGGCCGACTGGAGGCGATGTGCTTCGACGGCGTGAAGCGGCTCTGTCACATCCGTGGCAAGCTGCGGAAAAAG GTCTGGATCAACCAGGGTGACATCATCTTGATCGGTCTGCGAGACTACCAGGACTCGAAGGCGGACGTTATCCTTAAGTACACGCCGGACGAGGCCCGAAATCTGAAGACGTACGGCGAGTTCCCGGAGTCGGTGCGCATCAACGAAACGGTGACGTTCGTCGAGAACGACATGGACGACGATATCGAGTTCGGCGACGACTACAGCTCGTCGGAGGAGGGCGACGCAATCGACGCCATCTAA
- the LOC1268789 gene encoding stabilizer of axonemal microtubules 1 isoform X2: MPQCCNCACGRPGCVPMKRVRYVQPPKRESCKPIVTYKAPEVEFGGDSTYKTSFSADPQLVVNARPLPIKPQGHLVPHSGSLEKTTVTALSYPGYNNVDRAQPIVPTGNQLIQPGPLQEVTTSRHDYVAKTTPKRYKIVPPGHMHVHSAPFEKQTMNKLSYSCPNMASFEPARSCKPLREYERPEIPMQSETTTKLSYGPICPPPKEDVPWARRACYQPPDVPMDNETTYKKSFMPGCANERAKMVLPYNNLSVPAGSGFESKTVYKESYHSATCGERPPAIRPVANLRVAEQRLDDDTVYKTSFATHCHAERPAAIRPRPAPLIGDGPMQEVTTQRHDFVCKGQAKRDPIVPQGSLKMPTGRVESATVNRLSYPANKENIVPTKSCKPILVYKRPEEPMESDTTQKLSYMPVCLPQKEHYPWAQRARYQPPNLPMDSDTVQKLSYAPPGQYIEEPCASGAVCCQSCSPAAVNCCANVDTACSGVSYPRAAIVK; this comes from the exons ATGCCACAGTGCTGCAACTGTGCCTGCGGTAGGCCGGGATGTGTGCCCATGAAGCGTGTG CGCTACGTCCAGCCGCCGAAACGGGAGTCCTGCAAGCCGATCGTAACGTACAAAGCGCCCGAGGTGGAGTTCGGTGGCGATTCGACCTACAAAACGTCCTTCAGTGCCGATCCCCAGCTGGTCGTCAATGCTCGCCCGCTACCGATCAAGCCCCAGGGCCATCTGGTGCCACATTCGGGCAGTTTGGAGAAAACCACCGTCACAGCG CTCTCCTACCCTGGTTACAACAATGTAGATCGAGCGCAACCAATAGTTCCTACCGGCAATCAGCTGATACAGCCGGGACCGCTGCAGGAGGTGACGACCAGCCGGCATGATTACGTGGCCAAAACGACACCAAAGCGGTACAAAATCGTCCCGCCGGGGCACATGCACGTGCACAGCGCACCGTTCGAAAAGCAGACGATGAACAAGCTGTCCTACAGCTGCCCGAACATGGCCAGCTTCGAGCCGGCCCGCTCCTGCAAACCGTTGCGCGAGTACGAGCGTCCCGAGA TCCCAATGCAGTCCGAAACGACCACAAAGCTCAGCTACGGTCCGATCTGCCCACCGCCCAAAGAGGACGTGCCGTGGGCGCGGCGCGCCTGCTACCAGCCGCCCGACGTGCCGATGGACAACGAGACGACGTACAAGAAGAGCTTCATGCCGGGCTGCGCGAACGAGCGGGCCAAGATGGTGCTGCCGTACAACAACCTTTCCGTACCTGCCGGTTCGGGTTTCGAATCGAAGACAGTCTACAAGGAGAGCTACCACAGTGCCACGTGCGGCGAGCGGCCGCCCGCGATACGCCCCGTCGCCAATCTGCGCGTGGCCGAGCAGCGGCTGGACGACGACACCGTGTACAAG ACATCCTTTGCCACCCACTGCCATGCGGAACGGCCGGCAGCGATCCGTCCCCGTCCCGCACCGCTGATCGGCGACGGGCCCATGCAGGAGGTGACCACGCAGCGGCACGACTTTGTCTGCAAGGGGCAAGCGAAGCGGGACCCGATCGTGCCGCAAGGATCGCTCAAGATGCCAACGGGACGGGTGGAGAGTGCCACCGTCAACCGATTATCCTACCCGGCCAACAAGGAAAACATTGTGCCGACGAAATCGTGCAAACCCATCCTGGTCTACAAGCGTCCGGAGG AACCGATGGAGAGTGATACGACACAGAAGCTAAGCTACATGCCCGTGTGTCTGCCGCAGAAAGAGCACTACCCGTGGGCGCAGCGAGCCCGCTACCAGCCACCGAACCTGCCGATGGACTCGGACACGGTGCAGAAGCTGAGCTACGCACCACCCGGGCAGTACATCGAGGAGCCGTGCGCTAGTGGGGCGGTCTGCTGCCAATCGTGCAGTCCGGCCGCGGTCAACTGCTGCGCAAACGTGGACACGGCGTGCAGCGGTGTCAGTTACCCGCGCGCAGCTATTGTGAAGTAG